A single Candidatus Pacearchaeota archaeon DNA region contains:
- a CDS encoding biotin carboxylase N-terminal domain-containing protein, with translation MKIKKIKKILIANRGEIALRIIRTCKEMGIKTVVLCPNPGEEKNFLETTLADEYFFLEESGVKGYLDMKKIVEIAKKAKVDAIHPGYGFLAENWRFAQLCEKNKIKFIGPNHLLLSKFEDKIEAKKIAKKIGIPTLPASDKPIMNKKDLAMWANKIKPPFILKAQKGGGGMGIRIIENKINLGELFAISLAVQRQMATAFADADFFLEKYLPEVRHIEFQILGDGKNAVHLGERECTIQRRFQKLLEEAPSSFLDSKTREEMGAWAVKIIKELKYKGAATVEFLVDNDKNYYFMEVNPRIQVEHPITEAITGIDIVEQQIRIAQGESLSFTQKDIHFNGYAIEARINAEDSQRDFQPTPGIIEKYFPAGGQGVFLHSFLHHGQEIYPYFDSLLAKVVATGKTRKEAINRLKRALDEIIIQGVDTTIPFFKLLLEDKDFKKGNFNTNFIEKSGIMKELMLKPYLKKKMEKKLVEELNEEELADIVFNIYEKIKKINGFSNKYVSKWLNPEKLKMID, from the coding sequence ATGAAGATTAAGAAAATCAAAAAGATTTTAATTGCCAATAGGGGAGAAATTGCCTTGCGGATAATAAGGACGTGTAAAGAGATGGGAATTAAAACCGTCGTTCTTTGTCCTAATCCAGGAGAGGAAAAGAACTTCTTAGAAACTACCTTAGCTGATGAATACTTCTTTTTAGAAGAGTCTGGAGTTAAGGGGTATCTTGATATGAAGAAAATTGTGGAAATAGCTAAGAAAGCTAAGGTTGATGCGATTCATCCTGGCTATGGATTTTTAGCTGAGAATTGGAGATTTGCCCAGCTTTGTGAAAAGAATAAGATTAAATTCATTGGACCGAATCATCTTCTTTTAAGTAAATTTGAAGACAAGATTGAAGCTAAGAAGATTGCTAAGAAAATTGGTATTCCAACTTTACCAGCCAGTGATAAGCCAATCATGAATAAGAAAGATTTAGCCATGTGGGCTAATAAAATCAAGCCGCCCTTTATCTTGAAAGCTCAGAAAGGAGGAGGAGGAATGGGAATAAGGATTATTGAGAATAAAATAAACTTGGGAGAATTGTTTGCTATCTCTTTAGCTGTGCAAAGACAAATGGCTACCGCTTTTGCTGATGCTGATTTCTTTTTAGAAAAATATCTTCCCGAAGTAAGACATATTGAATTCCAGATATTAGGAGATGGAAAGAATGCAGTTCATTTAGGAGAAAGAGAATGCACAATCCAAAGAAGATTTCAAAAGCTTTTAGAAGAAGCACCCTCTTCTTTCCTTGATTCTAAAACTAGGGAAGAGATGGGTGCTTGGGCCGTGAAGATAATAAAAGAATTGAAATATAAAGGAGCAGCAACAGTTGAGTTCTTGGTTGATAACGATAAGAATTATTATTTCATGGAAGTGAATCCGAGAATTCAAGTTGAACATCCTATTACCGAAGCTATTACCGGAATAGATATTGTTGAGCAACAGATAAGGATTGCCCAAGGAGAATCATTATCTTTTACTCAAAAGGATATTCATTTCAATGGCTATGCTATTGAAGCTAGAATAAATGCTGAAGATTCACAGAGAGATTTTCAACCAACGCCAGGAATAATTGAAAAGTATTTTCCTGCAGGAGGACAAGGAGTATTCTTACATAGCTTTTTACATCATGGTCAAGAAATATATCCTTACTTCGATTCTTTATTAGCTAAGGTTGTAGCTACGGGAAAAACAAGAAAAGAAGCAATTAATAGACTAAAGAGAGCCCTAGACGAAATTATTATTCAAGGAGTTGATACGACTATTCCTTTTTTTAAATTATTATTAGAAGATAAGGATTTTAAAAAGGGAAACTTCAATACTAATTTTATAGAAAAGAGCGGAATAATGAAGGAGTTAATGTTAAAGCCATATTTAAAGAAGAAGATGGAAAAAAAGTTAGTAGAAGAACTGAATGAAGAAGAACTGGCTGATATTGTTTTTAATATCTACGAAAAGATTAAGAAGATCAATGGTTTTTCTAATAAATACGTTTCAAAGTGGCTTAATCCAGAGAAATTAAAGATGATTGATTAA